The genomic window AGCGCCGACTGTCACCTGACGAAGTGGCGCGCTACCTCTTCCGCCGTGTCGTGTCATGGGGCCGCAGCAGCAATGTCTTCCTGCGGAACGGCGCCCGCCTGTACCTCGACGTGGGATCGCATCCGGAATACGCAACCCCCGAATGCGACAACGTGACGGAACTCGTCACGCACGACAAGGCAGGCGAACGCATTCTCGAAGGCCTGCTCGTCGACGCCGAACGCCGCCTGCACGAGGAGGGAATCGCGGGCGACGTCTATCTCTTCAAGAACAACACCGACTCGGCTGGAAACTCCTACGGGTGCCACGAGAACTACCTCGTCGCCCGCCACGGAGAATTCTCCCGGCTCGCGGACATCCTCATTCCGTTCCTCGTCACCCGTCAGCTGATCTGCGGTGCCGGCAAGGTGCTGCAGACGCCGCGCGGGGCCGTGTACTGCGTGAGCCAGCGGGCGGAGCACATCTGGGAGGGTGTCAGCTCCGCGACGACCCGCTCCCGTCCGATCATCAACACCCGGGACGAACCGCACGCCGACGCCGAGCGGTACCGCCGCCTCCACGTCATCGTCGGTGACTCCAACATGTCCGAGACGACCATGCTCCTGAAGGTCGGTGCCACCGACCTCGTGCTCCGCATGATCGAGGCGGGCACCGTGATGCGTGACCTGACCCTGGAGAACCCGATCCGGGCCATCCGGGAGGTCAGCCACGACATCACGGGGCAGCGCAAGGTGCGCCTGGCCAGCGGCCGGGAGGCATCGGCGATCGAGGTCCAGCGCGAGTACTACGAGAAGGCCGTCGACTTCGTCGAGCGCCGCGGCATCCGCACCGGCAACGTCGACCAGGTCCTCGAACTGTGGGGCCGCACGCTGGACGCCATCGAGGCCGAGGACCTCGACCGGATCGGCACCGAGATCGACTGGGTCATGAAGTACAAGCTCATCGAGCGGTACCGGGCCAAGCACAACATGACCATGTCGAATCCGAGAGTCGCTCAGATAGACCTCGCCTACCACGACATCCACCGCCGCCGCGGGCTCTACTACCTCCTGGAGCGGAAGGGGCAGGCCGCCCGTATCTGCAACGACATGAAGATCTTCGAGGGCAAATCGGTGCCCCCGCAGACCACCAGGGCGCGCCTGCGCGGTGACTTCATCCGTCGGGCCCAGGAACAGCGCCGGGATTTCACCGTCGACTGGGTCCACCTCAAGCTCAACGACCAGGCGCAGCGCACCGTGCTGTGCAAAGACCCCTTCCGTTCGGTCGACGAGCGGGTGGAAAAGCTGATCGCGGGCATGTGACCGACGGAGAACACCGGCCTCGTATGCGACCGGGCCCCGTACGTTCCTCGTACGGGGCCCTTCGCTCGGCCTGAGGGCTTGTCCCGCCAGGGTTTGCGGGACAGCCCTTAGAGTGTCGGGGACCACTCACGTGCCGTCTGAGATCTGAGGAACCAGTGCGCCGACTTGCCGGCCTTCTCGTCGTCCCCCTTCTGCTGCTGTCCGCAGCGGCATGCGGCGACGACAAGGCCTCCGACTCCGCCTCGACCGAGAAGGGCGTTCCCGCGATCACGGCGGGAGCCGAGTTCGGCGAGAAGCCCACCCTGGCGAAGGGTGAGGGTGACCCCCCCAAGGAACTGAAGACCGACGTCATCAGTGAGGGTGACGGCGCGAAGCTCAAGAACGGCGACGCGATCCAGGTCAACTACCTCGGACAGGCCTGGGACTCCACCAAGCCGTTCGACAACAGCTTCGACCGCAAGCAGCCCTTCGACCTGACGCTCGGTGCGGGCATGGTCATCCAGGGCTGGGACAAGGGTCTCGTCGGCCAGAAGGTCGGCAGCCGTGTCGAGCTGGTCATCCCGCCGGACCTCGGCTACGGGGCGCAGGGCCAGGGCGACATCAAGCCCAACGCCACCCTCGTCTTCGTCGTGGACATCGTGAAGGCGACGCAGATCCCCGCCTCCGCCAAGGGCACCGCCGTCGCCCAGGACAACATCGACCTGCCCAAGGTCGGTACCAAGACCGACGGCAAGGCCCCGACGGTCACGATCCCCAAGAGCGACCCGCCGAAGAAGCTGGTCTCCAACTACATCCTCGAGTCCGACGGCGAGGTCATCAAGGACACCGACAGCGTGGTCGTGAACTACGTCGGTCTGCTCTGGAAGGGCAGCAAGCCCTTCGACAACACCTACGAGGCGGGCAAGACCCAGACGTTCCCGCTGGCGCAGGTCACCCTCAAGGGGCTGAAGAACGGTCTGGTCGGCAAGAAGGTCGGCAGCCGCGTCCTGCTGGTCATCCCGCCGGACCAGGGTTTCGGTGACAAGGCGCAGCAGGCCGTGCCCGCCAAGTCCACCCTCGTCTTCGCCGTGGACCTCCTGGCAAAGATGTAAGACTGTCCCGGTTGACCAGTTCATCAGTAAGAGGAGCAGTTCAGTGAGCATCGAGAAGCCCGAGATCGACTTCCCGGGTGGCGAGCCGCCGGCCGACCTGGAGATCAAGGACATCTGGGAGGGCGACGGACCGGTGGCCGAGAAGGGCCACAACGTCTCCGTCCACTACGTCGGCGTGGCCTTCTCCACCGGCGAGGAGTTCGACGCCTCCTGGAACCGCGGCACGCCGCTCAAGTTCCAGCTCGGTGCCGGCCAGGTCATCGCGGGCTGGGACCAGGGCGTCCAGGGCATGAAGGTCGGCGGCCGCCGCCAGCTGACCATTCCCGCGCACCTCGCCTACGGTGACCGCGGGGCGGGCAGCGCCATCGCCCCGGGTGAGACGCTGATCTTCGTCTGCGACCTCGTCGCGGTCTGATCCCCCCGGTACAGGAGCGAGGGCCCGCGCCGCAAGGCGCGGGCCCTCGCTTTGGTCCGGACACCCCGGAGCGGTACGGTCGACGGTCGGAGAGCACGTCGAGAAAGGGCGTCGATGGCGATTGCCAAGGCCGAACGGCTGATGAACCTGGCACTGTGTCTGCTGGGTACCCGGCGCCCGCTCAGCAAGCGTGAGCTCCGCGGATCCATCGAGGCATACCTGGAGGCGGGCTCCGACGACTCCTTCAACCGGATGTTCGAGCGCGACAAGGACGATCTGCGCGAACTCGGCCTGATCATCGAGACCGTGGAGAACCTGGACGGCGACATGGGCTACCTCGCCCGCCGGGACAGCAACCGGCTGCCCCCCATCACCCTGGACGCCGAGGAGGCCGCCGCCCTCGGGCTCGCCGCCAAAGTGTGGCAGCAGGCCCGCCTCGCCGGGGCGGCCAGCGGCGCCCTGCAGAAACTGCGCGCGGCCGGGATGCCGGAGGCCGAGGACGACTACGAGCCGCACAGCGCCCTCGAACCCCGCATCCCGGTTCACGAGGCCGCCTTCGAGCCGCTGATGCTGGCCTGCCGGGACCGCCGCCCGGTCACCTTCGACTACCGCAAGGGGAACGCCGCCCGCCCCGAGCAGCGCCAGGTCGAGCCCTGGACGCTGGAGTGCTGGCGCGGCCACTGGTACCTGGCGGGCTGGGACCGGGACAGGGGGGCCGAGCGCGTCTTCAGGCTGTCCCGCATCGCGGGCCGCGTCCGCTCCCGCGCCGGCGCGTTCACCGCGCCCGTTCCCGATGCGGTGACCGTCCGGGAGACCGTCGAGAGCTGGGCCGGTGAGACCGCCACCAGGACGGCTCGTATCCGTCTGCGTACCGGCGCCGGATACCCGCTGCGCTCCCGCGCCCTTTCGGTGCGGGAACTCGGTGACGGCTGGGACGAGTTGGAGATCCCGTACGGACACGGCCTGGACGCCTGGCTCGTCGAGTTCGGTCCGGACGTGGTCGTCGGCGAGCCCGCCGACCTGCGGGCCGACGTGATGGACCGGCTGCGCGCCGTGGCCAAGGACTGAGGGGCCCGTACACATGGCGACCAACGCGATCGACCAGACCCGGCGGATGCTCTCCCTGGTCACCTATCTCCGGGAGCGACCCGGCGCCCACGTCCAGGACGTGGCCCGGGCCTTCGGTATCACCGAGGACGAGCTGATCTCCGACCTCGACGTGCTCCCCATGTGCGGGACGAGCTTCCGCGGCGGGGACCTGCTCGACATCGACACCGACGGCGACCGGATCTGGTGGCACAACCCGGACGACGTGGCCGAACCGCTGCGGCTCGCCGCCGACGAGGCCACCGCGCTGCTCGTCGCTGCCCGTGCCGTGGCCACCCTCCCGGGCCTGCGCGAGAGCGACCGCGCCGCGCTCGTGCGCGCGACCGCGAAGCTGGAGACCGCGGCCGGGGAGGTGGGAGCCGCCAGCTCGCGGCTCTCGGTGACCTTCGAGTCCGAGGGCGGCGTCTTCGCCGACGTGGACCGGGCCATCTCCGAGCGGCGCCGGCTCTGGCTGCGTTACTACTCACCGGCCCGCGACGAGCTGACCGAGCGCGAGGTGGACCCGATCCGGCTGTTCGCCGTCGGCCACACCTACATGGAGGGCTGGTGCCGGCTCACGGAGGCGCGCCGGACGTTCCGCCTCGACCGGGTCGCGGAGATCCGACTGCTGGACGCTCCCTCCGCCCCGCCGGAGCTGGAGCTGCGCGATCTCTCCGAGGGGCTCGTCCAGCCGGCCGCCGAGGACCCCGAGGTCGTCGTCGAGGTCGGGCCCGGTGGCCGATGGGTCGCCGAGTACTACCCGCACGACAGCGCGGAGGAACTGCCCGACGGCGGGCTGCGGATCACGCTGCGCACCCCCGACCCGGCCTCGCTGCGCAGGCTGGCCCTGCGGCTGGGCGGGGAAGGACACATCACCGCCCCGCAGGACCTTGCCGAGAGCGCCCGACGGGCGGCGCGTGAGGCATTGGCCGGCTACGACGACGCGATCTGAGCGGAGGGCACCGGTGCACCGAGGAGACAAAGGTCATATGACTGCGATATCCGGCATGCGGACCGGGCCGCCCGCGGTCGCGGTGTCCGCCGCCGTACGCTTCCGGGCCGCCTGTCCGGACTGCCGCGAGCGTTTCGAACTCTCGGCGGGGGCGCTGCGACTGGCGATAGGGGCCAGCCGCCGTACGACCTTCTACTCCTTCACCTGCCCCGAGTGCGGCTCCGCGGTCCGCAAGCCGGCCGGGGAGCGCATCATCGAGCTCCTCAGCGGCGGCGGAGTACGGACGCTGCGCCTCCACACCGCCCTGCGGTAAACCCCCACAGGCCGCCCCGCGGCACCCGAACACATCGAGGCTCAGTCCATGTTCTGGCCCATGCTCGCCATCGCTCTGGGATTCCTCGGCCTGGCCGTACTCGGCGTGCTGGCCGTCAAGGTCTTCATCGAGGCACAGCGGCTCGCGAAGCAGGTGAGTGCGACCACCCGACGGATCAACCGAGCGGCGGAGGATCTCGAAAGAGCGGCCACCACCCTCGCCGACACGGGTGAGGCCCTGCGTTAACCGGTCGCGGCCTCCAGATTCACCGGTTCGGGGGGTACGCTGCATGAGCGGCCCAGGCAGGGAGGTGTGGGCCGCAATCGGGAGTACGCACAGGCATTGCCCCGTGTTTACCCCTGCGGGTTACGATCGCTCCCAGCGCAAGTCGGACGTATGTCCGGGCGAACGGGTAGCGAGCCCACCCTCCAAACGCCTCAGTTGAGAAGGAAGTCGCACATGATCGGCAATCTGAAGCCCCTCGAGATCGTTCTGATCATCGCTGTCATCCTGTTGCTCTTCGGTGCCAAGAAGCTTCCCGACATGGCGCGTTCGCTCGGCAAGTCGGCCCGCATCCTCAAGAGTGAGGCGAAGGCCATGAAGAAGGACGACGAGCCCGCGGCGCCCACCACGGAGACCGTCGCCGACACCGCGCGGACGATCCAGGCCGCTCCGGGAGACGTCTCCAGCTCCCGCCCCGTCGGCGAGGCCAAGCCCACCACCCAGAGCTGACAGCTGATCCGCACGACCGGCAGCTGCCGCACGAGACGAGGGAAGTGGGTTGCTCAAGTCTGCCCGCAAGCAGGAGAAGGACGACGAGGGGCGGATGCCCCTCCTCGATCACCTGCGTGAGCTGCGCAACCGGCTGCTGAAGTCGGTCCTGGCGATCGTGATCGCCGTGATCGCCGCGGCGTTCTTCCAGAAGGACATCTTCGAGTTCCTGATGAAGCCGATCCTTGACTCGGTCGGCTGCAGGAACGGCGCCGTGACCATGATCAACGGCCGGCCCTGCGCGGAGATGACCACCAACGGTCTGCTGTCCCCCTTCACCATCGCGCTGAAGGTGTCCCTGACGGCGGGCGTGCTGGTGGCCACTCCCGTCTGGCTGTACCAGCTGTGGGCGTTCGTCGCCCCCGGCCTGCACAAGCAGGAGAAGCGCTACTCGATGGGCTTCGTGGCCGCCGGGGTCCCGCTCTTCCTCGCAGGAGCGTTCCTGGCGTACACGATCCTGCCGCAGACCGCGCAGATCATGCTCGGTTTCACGCCGGACAACGTGAAGAACCTGCTGCCCCTCGACGACTTCCTCGACCTGATCACCCGCATGGTGATCGTCTTCGGGCTCGCCTTCGAGCTGCCGCTGCTGCTGATCCTCCTCAACATGACCGGGGTCCTGTCGGGCGTCCGCATGCTGCGCTGGTGGCGCGGCATGATCGTCGGACTCACCGCGTTCGCCGCCATCGCCACGCCGGGCGGCGAGCCCATCTCGATGCTGCTGCTCGCGGGCCCGCTCGCGGTGCTGTACTTCATCGCGGTCGGCATCTCCCTGCTCAACGACAAGCGCAAGCGGCGGGCGAACCCCGACGCCGAGCTGGACGACGACGAGGCGTCGCGGCTCGACCTCACCCCGGAGCCCGTCGGTGCGGTCGAAGGCGTCTCCACTCCGCGTGCCGCGCTGCCCGAACAGGCGAGCGGCGACCCGGACGGCGGACGGTCCCACCGGCTCAACGGTTACGACGACATCACCTGACCTTGTAGGGTCCCGCAGGTGACCAGCGAGATCACCCTCTTCGTCAATCCCACCGCGGGAAGCGGCCGGGGCGCGCGTGCCGCGCAGCCGGCCGCTTCCGCGTTGCGGGACGCCGGCTTCTCCGTCCGCACCGTGCTCGGCGAGGACGCCGACGACGCCCTGCGCCGGGCCCGGGAGGCCGTGGCCGGCGGCACCGGCGCACTGATAGCCGTGGGCGGGGACGGGATGATGTCCCTCGC from Streptomyces sp. NBC_01341 includes these protein-coding regions:
- the pafA gene encoding Pup--protein ligase, encoding MDRRIFGLENEYGVTCTFRGQRRLSPDEVARYLFRRVVSWGRSSNVFLRNGARLYLDVGSHPEYATPECDNVTELVTHDKAGERILEGLLVDAERRLHEEGIAGDVYLFKNNTDSAGNSYGCHENYLVARHGEFSRLADILIPFLVTRQLICGAGKVLQTPRGAVYCVSQRAEHIWEGVSSATTRSRPIINTRDEPHADAERYRRLHVIVGDSNMSETTMLLKVGATDLVLRMIEAGTVMRDLTLENPIRAIREVSHDITGQRKVRLASGREASAIEVQREYYEKAVDFVERRGIRTGNVDQVLELWGRTLDAIEAEDLDRIGTEIDWVMKYKLIERYRAKHNMTMSNPRVAQIDLAYHDIHRRRGLYYLLERKGQAARICNDMKIFEGKSVPPQTTRARLRGDFIRRAQEQRRDFTVDWVHLKLNDQAQRTVLCKDPFRSVDERVEKLIAGM
- a CDS encoding FKBP-type peptidyl-prolyl cis-trans isomerase, whose translation is MRRLAGLLVVPLLLLSAAACGDDKASDSASTEKGVPAITAGAEFGEKPTLAKGEGDPPKELKTDVISEGDGAKLKNGDAIQVNYLGQAWDSTKPFDNSFDRKQPFDLTLGAGMVIQGWDKGLVGQKVGSRVELVIPPDLGYGAQGQGDIKPNATLVFVVDIVKATQIPASAKGTAVAQDNIDLPKVGTKTDGKAPTVTIPKSDPPKKLVSNYILESDGEVIKDTDSVVVNYVGLLWKGSKPFDNTYEAGKTQTFPLAQVTLKGLKNGLVGKKVGSRVLLVIPPDQGFGDKAQQAVPAKSTLVFAVDLLAKM
- a CDS encoding FKBP-type peptidyl-prolyl cis-trans isomerase gives rise to the protein MSIEKPEIDFPGGEPPADLEIKDIWEGDGPVAEKGHNVSVHYVGVAFSTGEEFDASWNRGTPLKFQLGAGQVIAGWDQGVQGMKVGGRRQLTIPAHLAYGDRGAGSAIAPGETLIFVCDLVAV
- a CDS encoding helix-turn-helix transcriptional regulator, which gives rise to MAIAKAERLMNLALCLLGTRRPLSKRELRGSIEAYLEAGSDDSFNRMFERDKDDLRELGLIIETVENLDGDMGYLARRDSNRLPPITLDAEEAAALGLAAKVWQQARLAGAASGALQKLRAAGMPEAEDDYEPHSALEPRIPVHEAAFEPLMLACRDRRPVTFDYRKGNAARPEQRQVEPWTLECWRGHWYLAGWDRDRGAERVFRLSRIAGRVRSRAGAFTAPVPDAVTVRETVESWAGETATRTARIRLRTGAGYPLRSRALSVRELGDGWDELEIPYGHGLDAWLVEFGPDVVVGEPADLRADVMDRLRAVAKD
- a CDS encoding helix-turn-helix transcriptional regulator, translated to MATNAIDQTRRMLSLVTYLRERPGAHVQDVARAFGITEDELISDLDVLPMCGTSFRGGDLLDIDTDGDRIWWHNPDDVAEPLRLAADEATALLVAARAVATLPGLRESDRAALVRATAKLETAAGEVGAASSRLSVTFESEGGVFADVDRAISERRRLWLRYYSPARDELTEREVDPIRLFAVGHTYMEGWCRLTEARRTFRLDRVAEIRLLDAPSAPPELELRDLSEGLVQPAAEDPEVVVEVGPGGRWVAEYYPHDSAEELPDGGLRITLRTPDPASLRRLALRLGGEGHITAPQDLAESARRAAREALAGYDDAI
- the tatA gene encoding Sec-independent protein translocase subunit TatA → MIGNLKPLEIVLIIAVILLLFGAKKLPDMARSLGKSARILKSEAKAMKKDDEPAAPTTETVADTARTIQAAPGDVSSSRPVGEAKPTTQS
- the tatC gene encoding twin-arginine translocase subunit TatC, whose protein sequence is MLKSARKQEKDDEGRMPLLDHLRELRNRLLKSVLAIVIAVIAAAFFQKDIFEFLMKPILDSVGCRNGAVTMINGRPCAEMTTNGLLSPFTIALKVSLTAGVLVATPVWLYQLWAFVAPGLHKQEKRYSMGFVAAGVPLFLAGAFLAYTILPQTAQIMLGFTPDNVKNLLPLDDFLDLITRMVIVFGLAFELPLLLILLNMTGVLSGVRMLRWWRGMIVGLTAFAAIATPGGEPISMLLLAGPLAVLYFIAVGISLLNDKRKRRANPDAELDDDEASRLDLTPEPVGAVEGVSTPRAALPEQASGDPDGGRSHRLNGYDDIT